The window ATAGTACCTGTATCATGAGATACATTTTAGCAGTAAAGTTATTACAAGTAATTCAGAATTTTTTTTTGTTGCTGGTAGGAGATAAAGAGGTTTAGTTTTGTTATTGAATCCTTTTCATCAAAATGAAGAACTTATCTGTAGTTTTGGAGATTGCCAGTTTGATTATGATGAAGTTATTAAACAAAAAGAGATCTATGTGGGAGATACAACAGTCGAAGTGAAAAAGCTATACTTTGCTGAACAGATACATTCAGACAGTGTTTTTCAGTTAACTGATGATCTAATAATCAATGTTAGCAATACTTCAAATATTATTCCCCAAGTTGATGCACTAATAACCCATATAAAAGGTATATTCCTCTCTGTTAAGTATGCTGACTGTATTCCTGTTCTGATCTATGATGTCGCTAAAAAAGTAATTGCTGGCATACATTCCGGAAGAACAGGTACTGAGAAAAACATCACTGGAAAAACCATTCGAAAATTACAGGAAATTTACAAATCAGACCCTTCTGATTGTATCGTAGCCTTAGGACCGGCAATTTGTGATTCTCATTATCCGGTCTCAAAAGAGATCTTTGAAGAATTTATA is drawn from Candidatus Cloacimonadota bacterium and contains these coding sequences:
- the pgeF gene encoding peptidoglycan editing factor PgeF, with the protein product MLLNPFHQNEELICSFGDCQFDYDEVIKQKEIYVGDTTVEVKKLYFAEQIHSDSVFQLTDDLIINVSNTSNIIPQVDALITHIKGIFLSVKYADCIPVLIYDVAKKVIAGIHSGRTGTEKNITGKTIRKLQEIYKSDPSDCIVALGPAICDSHYPVSKEIFEEFIEKTEVSQVYPFLDLKKVVYKQLSDSGISEDKIVDFPFCTFEDENYYSYRRDRTLKRQISFIGIKNG